The following are encoded in a window of Saccharothrix longispora genomic DNA:
- a CDS encoding SDR family NAD(P)-dependent oxidoreductase, which yields MSDRIAIVGVACRLPGGVTDLDGLWSVLVEGRDVVGDPPADRFDTQRYRDANQVRPGKSYTFAGGYLDDLAGFDAEHFGISPREATSIDPQQRLLLELGVEALDDAGIDPQALAGTDTAVYVGVSAMDYVGQNIPTPHAIGPYTNSGAALCNTANRLSHHLDVHGPSLKVDTACASSLNAVHLACEHLRHGGGRVALAAGVNVLLSPLTFVGFAKAGFLSPTGHCRPFSAGADGYARSEGGGVLVLKRLADALADGDRVHAVIAGSGTNSDGRTAGLVLPSGESQEALLREVYARSGLDPEDLAYLEAHGTGTPIGDPIEAGAIGAALGVRRTGAPLPIGSVKANLGHLEPASGMAGLCKAVLVLKHGLIPPTPHATPRSTDIDFDGLRLAPVEEARPLAGGLVGVNSFGFGGTNVHVVLAAPPPADPPSPPPAVEVPLVVSARTEAGLVEAVADMRARLVDCPDFHDLAYTSSVRRGRREHRRVVLAANAEEARERLALPAPPQRGTARGRVAFAFSGHGAQWHGMGVDLLDAEPVFAKVVAEVDAALQPRVGWRVADELRAAESRLHDTEVVQPVLFAVQAGVAAVLADRGLRPEAVCGHSVGEVAAALVAGVYDLDQAVELVVARSRAQARTAGTGAMAVVNLGPEEVGRSLERFAGRVEVAGVNSAHDVTVAGPREDLRELVASLAERDVFARLLDLDYPFHSAAMDPVRGPLTEALAGLAPRAASLGFVSTVTGAPLAGELLDADYWWRNVREPVRFAAAVDHLVAAGFDTIVEVGPRPVLQTYLKRAAGEDVLAVLPTLTRYDPGPQALRATVEAALAAGAPPRAERYFPRRGRVVALPAHPWRRERFWLGDKHAWGGQTGPPDHVLLGDRAAVSDPTWQSTVDPARLPWLTGHKAGGTPIMPAAGYLEMGWAAGRLALDGPVEVCELHITRPMAAPDDEVVPPRLQVSLSAEDGVFRVATSTGGTASWQTHARGRVRRRVGTAPPPVDLAALREGFAARGEHVDRREFYAEGERLGLDYGPDFLVITRAWVDGAEVLADYDCSHLDTTGFHAHPAWTDAAPQAAILLGRVLAERATGEDSYLPVAIGAARLWGTPAPTGAVHFRCRSLTDSWARADIVLTDADGAVLLELLDCRFVRVPVPNRRAVRRQVTELRAAPRGLPPGVGVACAPPRIDVRPDPAHREFGRRRSAVTAAFTARALTDLLDGAEVFFTDDLLAAGVLPGFTRLLDLLLDIAAEHGWVEWLGEFQGRARRRLRQGEEAPFRELVEDFPEHTPDLVLFGRCGLHLAELLRGERDVLDVLLPAHASDTLAHYHELLPTSRPFTRAAAEVVRALADAWPADRPLRVLEVGGGTGALTAAVLPVLPRDRTRYVFTDPAKASLGPAAARFAQYDFVEYRALDLDDPDPHLEPGSVDVVVAGNALHAARDVRAALAALAGALDDGGRLVLVEAHDARALALPFGLLPGFWSTTDVDLRPASPLLPAAKWRDVLAEQGFTAPDTLVEDEAHSVTTATRPPRPAPLPAPAPDVPAGRVVVVAEDGTEAGFASALVAALTGFGADAGCPDGDPSGWLDGPSTDVVLVLAETGPDVVEATTRRFGLIRALAAASAALPAAARAALWLVSRPAGTTPAPDSVVDPAAAATWGVARTIAAEAGTLEVRRVSFPRDVPVDRLAREVLAPDAEDEVVLTASGRFVPRLCDLAPPLTDETAPFRLVAENTGPSYRLAWVETAVPTPGPEEVLIEVRSAGINYRDALLAVGMLPAWVVEGGMAGTSLGGECAGVVVAAGPGATRFRPGDRVVGFAAASLASHVVADENFIAAIPDGVDFTSAATTPVAPVSAYYGLCHLARLGPGEVVLVHGAAGGVGLAALQCARAVGATVVATAGTEEKRDFLRLLGVEHVFDSRSLTFVADVLAATGGEGVDVVLNSLGGEFISRSLELLRFGGRFVELGKRDLYGDRNVSLRPFRNNISYFAVDIDQLGARRREAVAGAYDRLVGEAQVGTYRALPHRVFPAERVAEAFRSIQHSRHLGKLVVSFDRRPPVERRTPAAFRPDPTGTYLVTGGAGGFGAETARWLVDRGARHLVLVNRRGAAVPGAGDVVADLTARGAAVSVHAVDVTDEAAVRALVASVDAGGAPLRGVVHAAMVLDDALAADLTTERFEAVLAPKAAGAAVLDRVVGGRELDLFLLFSSAGAVFGNAGQVAYTAGNLFLEALARARRARGLAGQAIAWGALDEVGYLARTEGAARTVTRAGLALLSLRKVREALDELVGGPGVSLVWSHDGQFLRRLYPHLATPRLGELTEGGQADGDEDDGLLERLKAASVEEAIALTADAMVTTLSEILAVAPERIDRNKPLDQLGVDSLMGAELVSKMRRRLGREIPIMRVVASGGIDDLARSLVAYFRSEDGG from the coding sequence ATGTCGGACAGGATCGCGATCGTGGGCGTGGCATGCCGGTTGCCCGGCGGGGTGACCGACCTCGACGGGCTCTGGTCCGTGCTGGTCGAGGGGCGCGACGTGGTGGGCGACCCGCCCGCGGACCGCTTCGACACGCAGCGCTACCGGGACGCCAACCAGGTGCGGCCGGGCAAGTCCTACACGTTCGCGGGCGGCTACCTCGACGACCTGGCCGGCTTCGACGCGGAGCACTTCGGCATCAGTCCGCGCGAAGCGACCAGCATCGACCCCCAGCAGCGGCTGCTGCTGGAACTGGGCGTCGAAGCGCTCGACGACGCGGGGATCGACCCGCAGGCGCTGGCGGGCACCGACACCGCCGTGTACGTCGGGGTGTCGGCCATGGACTACGTCGGCCAGAACATCCCGACCCCGCACGCCATCGGCCCGTACACCAACTCCGGCGCGGCGCTGTGCAACACGGCGAACCGGCTGTCGCACCACCTCGACGTGCACGGTCCCAGCCTGAAGGTCGACACCGCCTGCGCGTCGTCGTTGAACGCCGTGCACCTGGCGTGCGAGCACCTGCGGCACGGCGGCGGCCGGGTCGCGCTGGCGGCCGGGGTCAACGTGCTGCTCAGCCCCCTGACCTTCGTCGGCTTCGCCAAGGCGGGCTTCCTCTCGCCGACCGGGCACTGCCGCCCGTTCTCCGCCGGGGCCGACGGCTACGCCCGGTCCGAGGGCGGCGGCGTGCTGGTCCTCAAGCGCCTGGCCGACGCGCTGGCCGACGGCGACCGGGTGCACGCCGTCATCGCGGGCTCGGGCACGAACAGCGACGGCCGCACCGCCGGGCTGGTGCTGCCCAGCGGCGAGAGCCAGGAGGCGCTGCTGCGCGAGGTGTACGCCCGCTCCGGGCTCGACCCGGAGGACCTCGCCTACCTGGAGGCGCACGGCACCGGCACGCCGATCGGCGACCCGATCGAGGCCGGGGCGATCGGAGCCGCGCTCGGCGTGCGCCGCACCGGCGCGCCGCTGCCCATCGGCTCGGTCAAGGCCAACCTCGGACACCTCGAACCCGCCTCCGGCATGGCGGGGTTGTGCAAGGCGGTCCTGGTGCTCAAGCACGGTCTCATCCCGCCGACGCCGCACGCGACCCCGCGCAGCACCGACATCGACTTCGACGGCCTGCGGCTCGCACCCGTCGAAGAGGCCCGGCCCCTCGCGGGCGGGCTGGTCGGCGTCAACTCCTTCGGCTTCGGCGGCACCAACGTGCACGTCGTGCTGGCCGCACCGCCCCCGGCGGACCCGCCGAGCCCGCCGCCCGCCGTCGAGGTGCCGCTGGTGGTGTCCGCGCGGACCGAGGCCGGGCTCGTCGAGGCGGTGGCGGACATGCGCGCACGCCTCGTGGACTGCCCGGACTTCCACGATCTCGCCTACACCTCCAGCGTGCGCCGCGGCCGGCGCGAGCACCGGCGGGTGGTGCTCGCCGCCAACGCCGAGGAGGCGCGGGAACGCCTCGCCCTGCCGGCGCCCCCGCAGCGCGGCACCGCGCGCGGACGGGTCGCGTTCGCCTTCTCCGGGCACGGCGCGCAGTGGCACGGCATGGGGGTCGACCTGCTCGACGCGGAGCCGGTGTTCGCGAAGGTCGTGGCGGAGGTCGACGCGGCCCTGCAACCCCGGGTCGGCTGGCGCGTCGCCGACGAGCTGCGGGCGGCGGAGTCCCGGCTGCACGACACCGAGGTGGTGCAGCCCGTCCTGTTCGCGGTGCAGGCGGGCGTCGCGGCCGTCCTCGCCGATCGCGGCCTGCGGCCGGAGGCGGTGTGCGGGCACAGCGTCGGGGAGGTCGCCGCCGCCCTCGTGGCCGGGGTGTACGACCTGGACCAAGCGGTGGAGCTGGTGGTGGCCCGCAGCCGCGCACAGGCCCGCACCGCCGGGACCGGCGCCATGGCGGTGGTCAACCTGGGTCCGGAGGAGGTCGGGCGGTCGTTGGAGCGCTTCGCCGGCCGCGTCGAGGTCGCCGGGGTCAACAGCGCGCACGACGTGACGGTCGCCGGCCCGCGCGAAGACCTGCGCGAACTGGTCGCGTCGCTGGCCGAACGGGACGTGTTCGCCCGCCTGCTCGATCTCGACTACCCGTTCCACAGCGCCGCGATGGACCCGGTGCGCGGGCCGCTGACCGAGGCGCTGGCCGGACTGGCGCCCCGGGCGGCGTCCCTCGGGTTCGTCTCCACCGTCACCGGCGCGCCGCTCGCCGGCGAACTCCTCGATGCGGACTACTGGTGGCGCAACGTGCGCGAGCCGGTGCGGTTCGCCGCCGCCGTCGACCACCTCGTCGCCGCCGGGTTCGACACGATCGTCGAGGTCGGGCCGCGGCCGGTGCTCCAGACCTACCTCAAGCGGGCCGCCGGCGAGGACGTCCTCGCGGTGCTGCCCACCCTCACCAGGTACGACCCCGGCCCGCAGGCGCTGCGCGCGACCGTGGAAGCGGCACTGGCCGCCGGCGCCCCGCCGCGCGCGGAGCGGTACTTCCCCCGACGCGGCCGGGTCGTGGCACTGCCCGCCCACCCGTGGCGGCGCGAACGGTTCTGGCTGGGCGACAAGCACGCCTGGGGCGGCCAGACCGGCCCCCCCGACCACGTGCTGCTCGGCGACCGCGCCGCCGTGTCCGACCCGACCTGGCAGTCGACGGTCGACCCCGCGCGGTTGCCGTGGCTGACCGGGCACAAGGCCGGCGGCACGCCCATCATGCCCGCCGCCGGGTACCTGGAGATGGGGTGGGCCGCCGGGCGGCTCGCGCTGGACGGCCCGGTGGAGGTGTGCGAACTGCACATCACCAGACCCATGGCCGCCCCTGACGACGAGGTCGTGCCGCCCCGCCTCCAGGTCTCGCTGTCCGCCGAGGACGGCGTGTTCCGGGTGGCCACCTCCACCGGCGGTACCGCGTCGTGGCAGACCCACGCGCGGGGTCGCGTGCGCCGCAGGGTGGGCACCGCCCCGCCACCGGTCGACCTCGCCGCGCTGCGGGAGGGGTTCGCCGCGCGCGGCGAGCACGTCGACCGCCGCGAGTTCTACGCCGAGGGCGAGCGGCTGGGCCTCGACTACGGACCGGACTTCCTGGTGATCACCCGCGCGTGGGTGGACGGCGCGGAGGTGCTGGCCGACTACGACTGCTCCCACCTCGACACCACCGGGTTCCACGCACACCCGGCGTGGACCGACGCCGCGCCGCAGGCCGCGATCCTGCTGGGGCGCGTGCTGGCCGAGCGCGCGACCGGCGAGGACTCCTACCTGCCGGTCGCGATCGGCGCCGCTCGGCTGTGGGGCACGCCCGCGCCCACCGGCGCGGTGCACTTCCGCTGCCGCTCGCTCACGGATTCCTGGGCCCGCGCGGACATCGTCCTCACCGACGCCGACGGCGCCGTCCTGCTGGAACTGCTGGACTGCCGGTTCGTCCGGGTGCCCGTGCCGAACCGGCGGGCCGTCCGTCGACAGGTCACCGAGCTGCGCGCCGCGCCGCGCGGGCTCCCGCCCGGCGTCGGGGTCGCGTGCGCCCCACCCCGGATCGACGTGCGCCCGGACCCGGCGCACCGGGAGTTCGGGCGGCGACGCTCCGCGGTGACCGCCGCGTTCACCGCTCGGGCCCTCACCGACCTCCTCGACGGCGCCGAGGTGTTCTTCACCGACGACCTGCTCGCCGCCGGGGTGCTGCCCGGGTTCACCCGCCTGCTCGACCTGCTGCTCGACATCGCCGCCGAGCACGGGTGGGTGGAGTGGCTGGGCGAGTTCCAGGGCCGCGCGCGCCGACGGCTGCGGCAGGGCGAGGAGGCCCCGTTCCGGGAGCTGGTCGAGGACTTCCCCGAGCACACCCCCGACCTGGTCCTGTTCGGCCGCTGCGGCCTGCACCTGGCCGAACTGCTCCGGGGGGAGCGGGACGTGCTGGACGTCCTGCTCCCGGCGCACGCGAGCGACACCCTCGCCCATTACCACGAGCTGCTGCCGACGTCGCGCCCGTTCACCCGGGCCGCGGCCGAGGTGGTGCGGGCGCTCGCCGACGCGTGGCCCGCCGACCGACCGCTGCGCGTCCTGGAGGTCGGTGGCGGCACCGGCGCGCTGACCGCGGCGGTGCTGCCGGTGCTGCCCCGGGACCGCACCCGGTACGTGTTCACCGACCCCGCGAAAGCCTCCCTCGGACCGGCCGCGGCCAGGTTCGCGCAGTACGACTTCGTCGAGTACCGCGCACTCGACCTCGACGACCCCGACCCCCACCTCGAACCCGGCTCCGTCGACGTCGTCGTCGCCGGGAACGCCCTGCACGCCGCCCGGGACGTGCGCGCCGCGCTCGCCGCGCTGGCCGGGGCGCTCGACGACGGCGGACGCCTGGTGCTCGTCGAGGCGCACGACGCGCGGGCGCTCGCGCTGCCGTTCGGCCTGCTGCCGGGCTTCTGGTCGACGACCGACGTCGACCTGCGCCCCGCCTCGCCCCTGCTGCCCGCCGCGAAGTGGCGGGACGTGCTGGCCGAGCAGGGCTTCACGGCCCCCGACACCCTGGTCGAGGACGAAGCGCACTCCGTGACGACGGCGACCAGGCCGCCACGCCCGGCACCGCTGCCGGCGCCCGCGCCGGACGTGCCGGCGGGCCGGGTCGTGGTCGTCGCCGAGGACGGGACCGAGGCCGGGTTCGCGTCGGCGCTCGTGGCGGCGCTGACCGGCTTCGGCGCCGACGCGGGCTGCCCGGACGGCGACCCGTCGGGGTGGCTGGACGGCCCGTCGACCGACGTCGTGCTGGTGCTCGCCGAGACCGGACCGGACGTGGTCGAGGCGACCACCCGGCGGTTCGGGCTGATCCGCGCCCTCGCCGCCGCCTCCGCCGCACTGCCCGCCGCCGCACGGGCCGCGTTGTGGCTGGTCAGCAGGCCCGCCGGGACCACCCCCGCACCCGACTCGGTCGTCGACCCGGCCGCCGCCGCGACCTGGGGCGTGGCGCGGACCATCGCCGCCGAGGCCGGCACCCTGGAAGTCCGCCGCGTCTCCTTCCCGAGGGACGTCCCCGTCGACCGGCTGGCCCGCGAGGTGCTCGCCCCGGACGCCGAGGACGAGGTCGTGCTCACCGCGTCGGGCCGGTTCGTGCCCAGGCTGTGCGACCTGGCGCCCCCGCTCACCGACGAGACCGCGCCGTTCCGGCTCGTCGCGGAGAACACCGGGCCGTCCTACCGACTGGCGTGGGTGGAGACCGCCGTGCCGACGCCGGGACCGGAGGAGGTGCTGATCGAGGTCCGCAGCGCGGGCATCAACTACCGGGACGCGCTGCTCGCGGTCGGCATGCTGCCCGCCTGGGTCGTGGAAGGCGGCATGGCGGGCACCAGCCTGGGCGGCGAGTGCGCGGGCGTCGTGGTCGCCGCGGGACCCGGGGCGACCCGGTTCCGACCGGGCGACCGGGTCGTCGGGTTCGCCGCGGCCTCACTGGCCTCGCACGTCGTGGCCGACGAGAACTTCATCGCCGCCATCCCCGACGGGGTCGACTTCACCTCGGCCGCCACCACCCCGGTGGCCCCGGTCAGCGCCTACTACGGGCTGTGCCACCTGGCGCGGCTCGGCCCCGGCGAGGTGGTGCTGGTGCACGGCGCCGCGGGCGGTGTCGGACTCGCCGCGCTCCAGTGCGCCCGCGCCGTCGGCGCGACGGTGGTCGCCACTGCGGGCACCGAGGAGAAGCGCGACTTCCTGCGGCTGCTGGGCGTGGAGCACGTCTTCGACTCCCGCAGCCTGACCTTCGTGGCGGACGTGCTGGCCGCCACCGGCGGCGAGGGCGTCGACGTCGTGCTCAACTCGCTGGGCGGCGAGTTCATCTCGCGCAGCCTGGAGCTGCTGCGCTTCGGCGGCAGGTTCGTCGAGCTGGGCAAGCGCGACCTGTACGGCGACCGGAACGTGTCGCTGCGGCCGTTCCGCAACAACATCAGCTACTTCGCCGTCGACATCGACCAGCTCGGCGCGCGCCGCCGCGAGGCCGTCGCGGGCGCGTACGACCGGTTGGTGGGGGAAGCGCAGGTGGGCACCTACCGGGCACTGCCCCACCGGGTGTTCCCCGCCGAGCGGGTCGCCGAGGCGTTCCGGTCGATCCAGCACTCGCGGCACCTCGGCAAGCTCGTCGTCTCCTTCGACCGCAGGCCCCCGGTGGAGCGGAGGACCCCGGCGGCGTTCCGGCCGGACCCGACCGGCACCTACCTCGTGACCGGCGGCGCGGGCGGCTTCGGCGCGGAGACGGCGCGGTGGCTCGTGGACCGGGGCGCCCGGCACCTCGTGCTGGTGAACCGGCGCGGCGCGGCCGTGCCGGGGGCCGGGGACGTGGTGGCCGACCTGACCGCGCGGGGCGCCGCGGTGTCCGTGCACGCCGTCGACGTCACCGACGAGGCGGCGGTGCGCGCGCTCGTGGCGTCCGTCGACGCCGGCGGGGCGCCGCTGCGCGGGGTCGTGCACGCGGCGATGGTGCTCGACGACGCGCTGGCCGCCGACCTGACGACCGAGCGGTTCGAGGCGGTGCTCGCGCCGAAGGCGGCGGGCGCGGCGGTGCTGGACCGCGTGGTGGGCGGTCGTGAGCTGGACCTGTTCCTGCTGTTCTCGTCGGCGGGGGCCGTGTTCGGCAACGCCGGGCAGGTCGCCTACACCGCGGGCAACCTCTTCCTGGAGGCGCTGGCCCGCGCCCGTCGGGCCCGCGGACTGGCCGGGCAGGCGATCGCGTGGGGTGCGCTGGACGAGGTGGGCTACCTGGCCCGCACCGAGGGCGCGGCCAGGACGGTCACCCGGGCGGGGCTGGCGCTGCTGTCGCTGCGCAAGGTCCGCGAGGCGCTCGACGAGCTGGTCGGCGGACCCGGGGTCTCGCTCGTGTGGAGCCACGACGGGCAGTTCCTGCGCAGGCTCTACCCCCACCTGGCCACACCGCGGCTGGGCGAGCTGACCGAGGGCGGTCAGGCCGACGGGGACGAGGACGACGGGCTGCTCGAACGGCTGAAGGCGGCGTCGGTGGAGGAGGCGATCGCGCTCACCGCCGACGCGATGGTCACGACGCTGTCGGAGATCCTCGCCGTGGCGCCCGAGCGGATCGACCGGAACAAGCCGCTGGACCAGCTCGGCGTGGACTCCCTGATGGGCGCCGAGCTGGTCAGCAAGATGAGGCGCAGGTTGGGGCGCGAGATCCCCATCATGCGGGTCGTCGCGAGCGGCGGCATCGACGACCTCGCCCGCTCGTTGGTCGCCTACTTCAGGAGCGAGGACGGCGGGTGA
- a CDS encoding general stress protein, with product MTRPQYESGAGRVRQAAGQVVVGSYETYAEAERAVDHLSDNRFPVERAAIVGRGLNSVEQVTGRLTTWGAAARSAVSGAVLGALFGWLFGLFDWVNPLIAGLLLALYGAIFGAVLGGLLGLLGHAMTGGRRDFSSVAGMRADSYDVLVDAEAADGAARLLEAPGAPGRGRPAGT from the coding sequence GTGACTCGACCGCAGTACGAATCCGGCGCGGGGCGGGTGCGACAGGCCGCCGGCCAGGTGGTGGTGGGCTCCTACGAGACCTACGCGGAGGCCGAGCGGGCCGTGGACCACCTGTCGGACAACCGGTTCCCGGTGGAGCGGGCGGCCATCGTGGGACGGGGGCTGAACAGCGTCGAGCAGGTCACGGGCCGGTTGACCACGTGGGGCGCGGCGGCGCGCTCAGCGGTGTCCGGTGCGGTGCTGGGAGCGCTGTTCGGGTGGCTGTTCGGGTTGTTCGACTGGGTCAACCCGCTGATCGCCGGACTGCTGCTGGCGTTGTACGGTGCGATCTTCGGCGCGGTCCTGGGCGGCCTGCTCGGACTGCTCGGGCACGCCATGACCGGCGGCAGGCGTGACTTCTCCTCGGTCGCGGGGATGCGCGCGGACAGCTACGACGTGCTGGTCGACGCCGAGGCCGCCGACGGCGCCGCGCGCCTGCTGGAGGCGCCCGGGGCACCCGGGCGCGGCCGGCCGGCCGGAACCTGA
- a CDS encoding 3-oxoacyl-ACP synthase: MIALAGSGWHLGDPVPVELLPEWAELDDAERAACSALGIGSVAVAGTASATDLAAAAARRALAAAAVSETEVDVLITVESRAPETLVSSDATRLQAALGARRAMAFSVGGLGCASLAPALLTAAGLLRDSAVRTVLVAHGSTPATPRRYRHPVTLNGDSGGALVLTRTGGVRVRDVLLETNGDYADLFRVPYRDRPFAEWREECSDPVAYSFRLAVETRNRLRDLTARLLARNGLTAADVTCYLAQNLSLPSHRNYAEVLGVVLHPACAANLARYGHLGPNDTFHNLHGAAVPPGSRVVLLDASPTAAWSAVLVETDDGDDGTHLL; the protein is encoded by the coding sequence GTGATCGCCCTCGCGGGCTCGGGGTGGCACCTCGGCGACCCGGTGCCGGTGGAGCTGCTGCCCGAGTGGGCGGAGCTGGACGACGCGGAGCGGGCGGCGTGCTCGGCGCTGGGCATCGGGAGCGTGGCGGTGGCCGGGACGGCGAGCGCCACCGACCTGGCCGCCGCGGCGGCACGTCGCGCCCTGGCCGCCGCCGCGGTGTCCGAGACCGAGGTCGACGTGCTGATCACCGTGGAGTCGCGGGCCCCGGAGACGCTGGTCAGCTCGGACGCGACCCGGCTCCAGGCGGCCCTGGGCGCGCGGCGGGCGATGGCGTTCTCCGTCGGCGGCCTGGGCTGCGCGTCGCTGGCCCCCGCCCTGCTGACCGCGGCGGGCCTGCTGCGCGATTCCGCCGTGCGGACCGTGCTCGTCGCGCACGGCAGCACGCCCGCCACCCCGCGCCGCTACCGCCACCCGGTGACCCTGAACGGCGACAGCGGCGGGGCGCTGGTGCTCACCCGCACCGGCGGGGTGCGCGTGCGGGACGTGCTGCTGGAGACGAACGGCGACTACGCGGACCTGTTCCGGGTCCCCTACCGCGACCGCCCGTTCGCCGAGTGGCGCGAGGAGTGCTCCGACCCGGTGGCGTACTCCTTCCGCCTGGCCGTCGAGACCCGCAACCGGCTGCGCGACCTGACCGCCCGCCTCCTGGCCCGCAACGGCCTGACCGCGGCGGACGTGACGTGCTACCTGGCGCAGAACCTCTCGCTGCCCTCGCACCGCAACTACGCAGAGGTGCTCGGCGTAGTGCTGCACCCCGCCTGCGCGGCCAACCTCGCGCGCTACGGCCACCTGGGGCCGAACGACACCTTCCACAACCTGCACGGCGCCGCCGTGCCGCCGGGCAGCCGGGTGGTGCTGCTCGACGCCAGCCCCACCGCGGCGTGGAGCGCGGTGCTGGTGGAGACCGACGACGGCGACGACGGGACGCACCTGCTGTAG
- a CDS encoding aldehyde dehydrogenase family protein gives MTSARAAARAFPLYIAGERVETDDRAYGMSVRSVLEPGGHEAAALLRLLREGTEEEVHAHPHVLCSVSLSTPEQGEAALAAAAAAAPRLRAVPLAERLGCVRDLHAAFLAHREEIARLLRLEGCPRVLVEAQLLAVLDLMRPESLEMAADLLHQEFTAPRHRIVLQRQADGVVCVDPPANAPLYGLIAMLVLVAGNAVVIRVPRSCATSLSYALHEVIIPVFEAHGAPPGAINVLCADFEVTMRQWLDSPSVDTVYYFGSSDYGLALERKCVERGKKAILELSGNDGVLIWRDAHLEHATAALLESFYASGQACVAPKYAIVHPDVADELSARLAAAASALRPGDPETSDTVLSPVLRATAFQRTLDEALRAGAVRVCGGARVGLDGEPDPNGLFVEPTVLRVDGFERAEANPAVRGEKFFPLLSVVVPEDGPDLLDRCLDFLDRNRFGLRNSLWAEDAVVVERFTTELRNGGLLKVNDSHLANAPYLPGLGGTGDSGGTHGEAMYPILRASRLQAVAIATTRVHPRDALLGPGA, from the coding sequence ATGACGAGCGCCCGAGCCGCCGCACGGGCCTTCCCGCTCTACATCGCCGGCGAACGGGTCGAGACCGATGACCGCGCGTACGGCATGAGCGTGCGCTCGGTGCTGGAGCCGGGCGGCCACGAGGCCGCCGCGCTGCTCCGGTTGCTGCGCGAGGGCACCGAGGAGGAGGTGCACGCGCACCCGCACGTCCTGTGCTCGGTGTCGCTGTCCACACCGGAGCAGGGGGAGGCGGCGCTGGCCGCCGCCGCGGCCGCCGCGCCCCGCTTGCGCGCGGTACCGCTCGCCGAGCGGCTGGGCTGCGTGCGGGACCTGCACGCGGCGTTCCTCGCGCACCGCGAGGAGATCGCGCGCCTGCTGCGGCTGGAGGGCTGCCCGCGCGTGCTCGTCGAGGCGCAGCTCCTCGCCGTGCTCGACCTGATGCGGCCGGAGTCCCTGGAGATGGCGGCCGACCTGCTCCACCAGGAGTTCACGGCGCCGCGGCACCGGATCGTGCTCCAGCGCCAAGCCGACGGCGTGGTGTGCGTCGACCCGCCCGCCAACGCGCCCCTGTACGGCCTGATCGCGATGCTCGTGCTCGTCGCGGGCAACGCCGTCGTGATCCGCGTGCCGCGCAGTTGCGCGACGTCGTTGAGCTACGCCCTGCACGAGGTGATCATCCCGGTGTTCGAGGCGCACGGCGCGCCGCCCGGCGCGATCAACGTCCTCTGCGCCGACTTCGAGGTCACCATGCGGCAGTGGTTGGACAGCCCGTCGGTCGACACCGTCTACTACTTCGGCTCCAGCGACTACGGCCTCGCGCTGGAGCGCAAGTGCGTCGAGCGCGGCAAGAAGGCGATCCTCGAACTGTCCGGCAACGACGGCGTGCTGATCTGGCGGGACGCGCACCTGGAGCACGCGACCGCGGCGCTGCTGGAGTCCTTCTACGCCTCCGGTCAGGCGTGCGTGGCGCCGAAGTACGCGATCGTGCACCCCGACGTCGCCGACGAGCTGTCCGCCCGGCTGGCCGCGGCGGCGTCGGCGTTGCGACCGGGCGACCCGGAGACCTCCGACACGGTGCTCAGCCCGGTGCTGCGGGCGACCGCGTTCCAGCGCACCCTCGACGAGGCGCTGCGCGCGGGCGCCGTGCGGGTCTGCGGTGGTGCGCGGGTCGGGCTGGACGGCGAGCCGGACCCGAACGGGCTGTTCGTCGAACCCACCGTGCTGCGGGTCGACGGGTTCGAGCGGGCGGAGGCGAACCCGGCGGTGCGCGGCGAGAAGTTCTTCCCGCTGCTCTCGGTCGTCGTGCCCGAGGACGGCCCGGACCTGCTCGACCGCTGCCTGGACTTCCTCGACCGCAACAGGTTCGGCCTGCGGAACTCGCTGTGGGCGGAGGACGCCGTCGTGGTGGAGCGGTTCACGACCGAGTTGAGGAACGGCGGCCTGCTGAAGGTCAACGACTCGCACCTGGCCAACGCCCCGTACCTCCCCGGTCTGGGCGGAACCGGGGACAGCGGCGGCACGCACGGCGAGGCGATGTACCCGATCCTGCGGGCGAGCCGGTTGCAGGCGGTCGCGATCGCGACCACGCGGGTGCACCCGCGCGACGCGCTGCTCGGCCCCGGGGCGTGA